A genomic stretch from Ursus arctos isolate Adak ecotype North America unplaced genomic scaffold, UrsArc2.0 scaffold_21, whole genome shotgun sequence includes:
- the GALNT4 gene encoding polypeptide N-acetylgalactosaminyltransferase 4 has protein sequence MAVRWTWAGKSCLLLALLTVAYILVELSVSTFHASPAADLARERGPKQLSDLWEKAEDLSRPLYKKPPADSHALGEWGKASKLQLSEGELKQQEELIERYAINIYLSDRISLHRHIEDKRMYECKSKKFDYRRLPTTSVIIAFYNEAWSTLLRTIHSVLETSPAVLLKEIILVDDLSDRVYLKAQLESYISNLDRVRLIRTNKREGLVRARLIGATFATGDVLTFLDCHCECNSGWLEPLLERISKDETTVVCPVIDTIDWNTFEFYMQTGEPMIGGFDWRLTFQWHSVPKHERDRRKSRIDPIRSPTMAGGLFAVSKKYFQYLGTYDTGMEVWGGENLELSFRVWQCGGKLEIHPCSHVGHVFPKRAPYARPNFLQNTARAAEVWMDEYKEHFYNRNPPARKEAYGDISERKLLRERLKCQSFDWYLKNVFSNLHVPEDRPGWHGAVRSMGISSECLDYNSPDNNPTGANLSLFGCHGQGGNQFFEYTSNKEIRFNSVTELCAEVPEQKKYVGMQNCPKDGFPIPANIIWHFKEDGTIFHPHSGLCLSAFRTPEGRPDVQMRTCDALDKNQIWKFEK, from the coding sequence ATGGCCGTGAGGTGGACCTGGGCAGGCAAAAGCTGCCTGTTGCTGGCGCTTTTAACAGTGGCCTATATCCTGGTGGAACTCTCGGTCTCTACTTTCCATGCCTCCCCAGCAGCCGACCTTGCCAGGGAGCGGGGGCCAAAACAGCTTTCAGACCTCTGGGAAAAGGCTGAGGATTTGTCTCGACCTCTCTATAAGAAGCCTCCTGCAGACTCGCATGCACTTGGGGAGTGGGGGAAAGCCAGCAAACTCCAGCTCAGCGAGGGTGAATTGAAGCAGCAAGAAGAACTTATTGAGAGATATGCCATTAATATTTATCTCAGTGACAGGATTTCCCTGCATCGCCACATAGAGGATAAAAGAATGTATGAGTGTAAATCCAAGAAGTTTGATTATAGGAGACTTCCCACCACCTCTGTTATCATTGCTTTCTATAATGAAGCCTGGTCGACTTTGCTCCGCACCATCCACAGTGTTTTAGAAACTTCTCCTGCGGTCCTTTTGAAGGAGATCATCTTAGTGGATGACTTGAGTGACAGAGTTTATTTGAAGGCACAGCTTGAATCTTATATCAGCAATCTTGATAGAGTCCGCTTGATTAGAACAAATAAGCGGGAGGGGCTGGTTAGAGCCCGACTGATTGGGGCCACGTTTGCCACTGGGGATGTCCTCACTTTCCTGGATTGTCACTGTGAGTGTAATTCTGGTTGGTTAGAACCATTATTGGAAAGAATTAGTAAAGATGAGACGACAGTTGTTTGTCCTGTTATAGACACCATTGATTGGAATACTTTTGAATTCTATATGCAGACTGGGGAGCCCATGATTGGTGGATTTGACTGGCGCTTAACCTTCCAGTGGCATTCTGTCCCCAAACATGAAAGGGACAGGCGGAAATCGAGAATTGACCCGATCAGATCACCTACCATGGCTGGAGGACTGTTTGCTGTCagcaagaaatattttcagtACCTTGGAACATACGACACTGGAATGGAAGTGTGGGGAGGTGAAAACCTTGAGCTGTCTTTTAGGGTGTGGCAGTGTGGAGGTAAATTGGAGATCCACCCATGTTCCCATGTGGGCCATGTATTCCCCAAGCGGGCACCATATGCTCGGCCCAATTTCCTACAGAATACTGCTCGGGCAGCGGAAGTGTGGATGGACGAGTACAAAGAGCATTTCTACAATCGAAACCCTCCAGCAAGGAAAGAAGCTTATGGTgatatttctgaaagaaaattactACGAGAACGGCTGAAGTGCCAGAGTTTTGACTGGTATTTGAAAAACGTGTTTTCTAATTTACACGTTCCAGAGGATAGGCCAGGCTGGCATGGAGCTGTTCGCAGTATGGGAATCTCTTCTGAATGTTTAGATTATAATTCTCCTGACAACAACCCCACAGGTGCTAACCTTTCCCTGTTTGGATGCCACGGTCAAGGAGGCAATCAATTCTTTGAATATActtcaaacaaagaaataaggtTTAACTCTGTGACAGAGTTATGTGCAGAGGTTCCTGAGCaaaaaaaatatgtaggaatGCAAAATTGTCCAAAAGATGGGTTCCCTATCCCAGCAAACATTATTTGGCATTTTAAAGAAGATGGGACCATTTTTCATCCACACTCGGGGCTGTGTCTTAGTGCTTTCCGGACACCTGAGGGTCGGCCTGATGTTCAGATGAGAACTTGTGACGCTCTAGATAAAAATCAGATCTGGAAGTTTGAGAAATAG